In Verrucomicrobiota bacterium, a single genomic region encodes these proteins:
- a CDS encoding DUF3016 domain-containing protein gives MKRILLLGILIFISQTLSAEVILNFGDPEEFKDFEYAQTRRTISTEFFSKEIIRELQRSLEKSFSEGAVLTLDFQDIDLAGHFEPWQPTPLDDVRIFKDRYPPSAQFSYRLVDKNGVVLAEGNKELRYLGFQDGGSRRTGATDTFYYERRMLERWIRSELKKEVEGDY, from the coding sequence ATGAAACGTATACTGCTTTTAGGAATCCTGATTTTCATTTCTCAAACTTTGAGTGCGGAAGTGATTCTTAATTTTGGTGACCCGGAAGAGTTTAAGGACTTTGAGTATGCTCAGACCCGACGAACCATTTCGACCGAGTTTTTTAGTAAGGAGATTATTCGAGAGCTTCAGCGTTCGCTTGAGAAATCGTTTTCTGAGGGAGCTGTCCTTACGCTGGATTTTCAGGATATAGATTTAGCCGGTCACTTCGAGCCTTGGCAGCCTACTCCTCTCGATGATGTGCGGATATTTAAAGACCGTTATCCTCCCAGCGCCCAGTTTTCTTATCGGCTGGTTGATAAGAACGGTGTTGTTTTAGCTGAAGGAAATAAAGAGCTTCGCTATCTGGGCTTCCAGGATGGAGGTTCCAGGCGAACCGGAGCAACGGATACGTTTTATTACGAACGGCGGATGCTGGAACGGTGGATTAGGTCGGAGCTGAAGAAGGAAGTTGAAGGCGACTATTGA
- a CDS encoding DMT family transporter, which yields MSQGVLKTFTCTALALIAFAANSVLCRMALGAEAIDASGFTIVRLASGALTLFLILQFQRNDYQSLTSKGSWWGASMLFLYAITFSFAYIRLETGTGALILFGWTQITIIFVSLVSGSRLHPTEWVGVVVSFFGFVYLVLPNIASPSLPGFILMTLAGVAWGLYTLNGRGSKNPLQDTGYNFIRTLPMILVVGLLSLQLLSFTAQGILLACLSGGIASGVGYTIWYTALRGLSPTQAGVVQLLVPVIAALGGVVFISEIITSRLLIASILILGGILTVVLGRKVVASKTQ from the coding sequence ATGTCACAAGGAGTTCTAAAAACCTTCACTTGCACAGCCCTGGCACTCATCGCATTCGCTGCCAACTCCGTGCTATGTCGTATGGCCCTGGGTGCCGAAGCGATCGACGCATCTGGTTTCACGATTGTCCGCTTAGCATCGGGCGCGTTGACGTTGTTCCTCATTTTACAATTCCAAAGAAACGACTACCAATCCCTAACTTCGAAAGGTTCCTGGTGGGGAGCGTCTATGCTGTTTCTTTACGCTATCACCTTCTCCTTTGCTTACATTCGCCTGGAAACCGGTACTGGAGCTCTCATTCTCTTTGGGTGGACTCAGATTACAATTATCTTCGTTTCTCTTGTATCAGGAAGCCGGTTACATCCAACGGAATGGGTAGGGGTCGTCGTTTCATTTTTCGGATTTGTTTATTTGGTGCTCCCAAACATCGCGTCGCCCTCTCTACCGGGCTTTATACTCATGACCCTGGCGGGTGTCGCCTGGGGGCTCTATACCTTAAACGGAAGAGGATCGAAAAATCCACTCCAGGATACAGGCTACAATTTTATCCGGACCTTACCCATGATACTGGTCGTGGGACTGCTTTCACTTCAATTGCTGAGTTTCACTGCTCAAGGAATTTTACTGGCCTGTTTGTCGGGTGGTATTGCATCTGGAGTCGGCTATACGATTTGGTACACCGCTTTACGTGGACTATCACCAACTCAAGCCGGAGTCGTTCAACTCCTCGTACCGGTTATTGCAGCCTTGGGAGGTGTAGTCTTTATCTCTGAGATTATCACGTCCCGACTCCTTATCGCGTCGATTCTCATTCTCGGTGGAATTCTCACTGTGGTCTTGGGCCGCAAAGTGGTCGCATCAAAAACTCAATAG
- a CDS encoding alpha/beta hydrolase, giving the protein MKFTTLSLFLTMLTMAGSVVANIKTETYTYKTVGDLEIKADVHREDDEVIRPVLVWIHGGAIINGGRQSVSKPVLETFLGAGYAIVSIDYRLAPETKLPHIIEDLEDAFKWLRKDGPRLFHVDTSKIAVAGGSAGGCLTLTSGFRVDPPPTVLVSFYGYGDLIGDWYSTPSPHARHNREKISWGEVADIPHGPVVANSEDREGNGGRFYQYSRQQGLWPKLVSGWDPHTEPEKFYPFMAVKNVTSNYPPTLLIHGTNDTDVPYEQSVMMAEQFRQHSVDHKLISIQNAEHGLKDGDPEEIARAYAAVLPFVDKYMK; this is encoded by the coding sequence GTGAAATTCACCACACTCAGTCTATTTCTAACCATGCTTACGATGGCTGGAAGTGTAGTAGCAAACATCAAAACAGAAACCTACACTTACAAGACGGTAGGAGACCTTGAAATCAAAGCCGATGTGCATCGAGAGGACGACGAGGTCATTCGACCGGTGCTCGTTTGGATTCACGGTGGTGCTATAATTAATGGTGGTCGACAAAGTGTCAGCAAGCCCGTTTTGGAAACTTTTCTTGGTGCCGGGTACGCCATTGTGTCAATTGACTACAGGCTGGCCCCGGAAACCAAGCTGCCCCACATCATTGAAGATCTGGAGGATGCTTTTAAATGGCTACGCAAGGATGGACCACGACTCTTCCATGTAGATACCTCCAAGATCGCTGTGGCAGGAGGTTCTGCTGGCGGATGCCTCACACTTACATCCGGTTTTCGCGTCGATCCACCACCAACCGTGCTTGTCAGCTTCTACGGCTACGGGGATTTGATTGGCGATTGGTACAGTACGCCGAGTCCGCATGCCCGCCATAACCGCGAGAAGATTTCCTGGGGAGAAGTAGCAGATATTCCCCATGGTCCGGTAGTTGCCAACTCCGAGGATCGTGAAGGAAACGGAGGACGCTTTTATCAATATTCACGCCAACAAGGTCTATGGCCCAAACTGGTATCCGGATGGGATCCTCACACAGAACCAGAGAAGTTTTATCCATTCATGGCAGTCAAGAACGTGACCAGTAACTATCCGCCTACCCTACTCATCCATGGCACCAACGACACCGACGTTCCTTACGAGCAGTCCGTCATGATGGCCGAGCAATTCAGGCAACACAGCGTAGATCACAAGCTCATCAGTATTCAGAACGCCGAACACGGCCTAAAGGATGGCGACCCTGAAGAAATTGCTAGGGCCTATGCTGCCGTGCTACCCTTTGTGGACAAATACATGAAATAG
- a CDS encoding alpha/beta hydrolase-fold protein translates to MKSKYVAQIFLSLFSTLNLFAQEEPSWWKGFESFQWINEAPEQMHPTLIHMTFHSKANHADVGFYMRLPRGYDAPENRGKRYPVIYFLHGGRPGSEVKSKGGFNNMMGFLKSEDYPAAFMIGVNGGKLSHYEFHEYKGVSAFMELIEHLDKTYPTIADRSGRVIMGSSQGGRGTSRYIFSHPELFGTAVAMASGHQYEKVIDENNGVESEYLTIPDGENNAFNIARV, encoded by the coding sequence ATGAAATCCAAATACGTTGCCCAAATTTTCCTCAGCCTCTTTTCAACGCTGAACCTTTTCGCACAAGAAGAACCCAGTTGGTGGAAAGGGTTCGAATCCTTTCAGTGGATCAACGAAGCGCCGGAGCAAATGCATCCTACGCTGATCCACATGACTTTTCATTCGAAGGCGAACCATGCGGATGTGGGATTTTATATGCGCCTTCCTCGCGGCTATGATGCGCCGGAGAACAGAGGCAAGCGCTACCCGGTCATTTACTTTTTACACGGAGGTCGGCCAGGAAGTGAAGTAAAGTCAAAAGGTGGCTTCAACAATATGATGGGCTTCCTTAAATCGGAGGACTATCCGGCAGCATTTATGATCGGTGTGAACGGAGGCAAACTCAGCCACTACGAATTTCATGAGTACAAAGGCGTGTCTGCGTTCATGGAGCTAATCGAGCACCTGGACAAAACCTACCCGACCATAGCCGACCGATCCGGGCGAGTGATCATGGGCAGTTCCCAAGGTGGTCGCGGTACAAGCCGGTATATTTTTAGTCATCCCGAGCTATTCGGTACAGCAGTAGCCATGGCATCGGGCCACCAATACGAAAAAGTCATCGACGAAAACAACGGGGTAGAAAGCGAATACCTCACCATTCCTGATGGAGAAAACAATGCCTTCAATATCGCCCGAGTTTAA
- a CDS encoding SMP-30/gluconolactonase/LRE family protein, which translates to MKKLLPLLVALCSISALSAQDTLNFSTIGEVKRMDPRFDKLVPKGAKIEVLSSGFFWSEGPAWDRENDRLLFSDVHRNRIIQWKEGVGQSIFMEPSGYTGVVPHPGGKGSNGLTYDNDGNLLICEHGDRRISMLTKGGGKRTVVDNYQGKRLNSPNDLCVASNGDIYFTDPAYGLPKGWDDPMKELDFSGVYLLRKSGELVLLVSNLRAPNGVCLSPDEKTLYIGNANIEWMGYMAYPVREDGTVGTGRKLYDATADGKKQKGGPDGMRVDTHGNLWATGPGGVYVFSPEGDVLGKIETGERIGNCTFGEDGSVLYMTSDMYLCRIQTSVAGSGF; encoded by the coding sequence ATGAAGAAACTTTTACCCCTGTTGGTTGCCCTTTGTTCAATTTCAGCACTGTCCGCTCAGGATACGCTGAATTTTTCCACTATTGGCGAGGTGAAGCGAATGGATCCGCGGTTTGATAAGTTGGTGCCAAAAGGGGCAAAGATTGAAGTGCTCAGTTCTGGTTTCTTTTGGTCTGAAGGTCCTGCCTGGGATAGGGAAAACGACCGTCTTCTGTTTTCAGATGTACATCGAAACCGTATTATTCAATGGAAAGAGGGAGTGGGTCAGAGTATATTTATGGAGCCTTCTGGCTACACGGGAGTCGTGCCTCATCCTGGTGGCAAGGGTAGTAATGGGCTCACTTACGATAACGATGGAAATCTACTGATCTGTGAGCATGGCGACAGGCGTATTTCCATGCTAACCAAGGGCGGGGGAAAGCGGACGGTAGTTGATAATTATCAGGGTAAACGATTGAATAGTCCCAACGACTTGTGTGTAGCCTCGAATGGGGATATCTACTTTACAGATCCTGCTTACGGGTTGCCCAAAGGGTGGGATGATCCGATGAAGGAATTGGACTTTAGCGGCGTTTATCTGCTTCGAAAATCCGGTGAGCTGGTGCTCTTGGTGAGTAATTTGCGGGCGCCTAATGGCGTTTGTCTTTCTCCGGATGAGAAGACCCTGTACATTGGCAATGCCAATATTGAATGGATGGGTTACATGGCGTACCCGGTCCGGGAAGACGGAACCGTTGGAACCGGAAGGAAATTATACGATGCTACTGCGGATGGCAAAAAACAGAAGGGCGGTCCCGATGGCATGCGTGTCGACACGCATGGAAATTTATGGGCAACCGGTCCAGGTGGTGTCTATGTTTTTTCACCCGAAGGCGATGTTCTGGGTAAGATCGAAACCGGAGAAAGAATTGGCAATTGCACCTTTGGTGAAGATGGCAGCGTGTTGTATATGACCAGCGATATGTATCTGTGCCGTATTCAGACTTCTGTGGCAGGATCCGGGTTCTAG
- a CDS encoding Gfo/Idh/MocA family oxidoreductase yields the protein MKRRTFIKTSALAASAFYIGSSRAYAASEDIRVAVIGLNGKGKSGIEDVFRTDGARLVTICDVDTEVMAKRAAEIEEKHGVKVQQVQDYRKVLDDPNIDAITITTPNHWHSLMAIQGCQAGKDVYCEKPVCHNIWEGRRIIEAQKKYGRIVQSGLQNRSDDGLVEAFPEIMAGNFGKIQLVRGLCYKNRTGIGKRSTPLVPGKNVDYDLWLGPAKDEPIYRDNLHYDWHWSWNTGNGDIGNQGPHEFDLIRWVLGDPDHPSEVTSFGGRWGWQDAGQTPNMQIASLKFDDVPVLFEVRDLYINPETPAATSYKGHRIGIIVTCEGGEFRGGRGGGSIYDADNKKVKTWKGDAGFDHYPNFIRAVNSRKQDSLRCPIETGYRSSVLPHMCNISYRAGEEVAAKRVETFASKDDTLQETYERFNKHLGDWKVNFNSEKWTMGRKLRFDANKEMFKGNNDLAKAANSMIKDNYRSKFSVPAVV from the coding sequence ATGAAAAGAAGAACCTTCATCAAAACATCCGCACTCGCAGCGAGCGCATTCTACATTGGTTCCTCAAGAGCTTATGCAGCCAGTGAAGATATTCGTGTCGCCGTAATCGGACTTAACGGAAAAGGAAAATCCGGCATCGAAGACGTATTCCGCACCGATGGCGCCCGCCTGGTAACCATCTGCGACGTTGATACCGAAGTGATGGCCAAGCGCGCAGCTGAAATCGAAGAAAAACATGGCGTGAAGGTCCAGCAAGTGCAGGACTACCGCAAAGTGCTGGACGATCCAAATATCGATGCCATCACTATCACCACTCCCAACCATTGGCACTCACTCATGGCCATCCAAGGCTGCCAGGCTGGAAAAGATGTCTATTGCGAAAAACCGGTTTGTCACAATATCTGGGAAGGTCGACGCATCATTGAGGCACAAAAGAAATACGGTCGCATTGTCCAATCCGGACTACAAAACCGCTCTGACGACGGTCTGGTGGAAGCATTTCCGGAAATCATGGCCGGTAATTTTGGGAAAATCCAATTAGTCCGAGGCCTATGCTACAAAAACCGGACGGGAATTGGCAAACGCAGCACCCCGCTGGTTCCTGGCAAGAATGTTGACTACGATCTATGGCTTGGCCCAGCCAAGGACGAACCTATTTACCGCGACAATCTGCATTATGACTGGCACTGGAGCTGGAACACCGGAAACGGTGACATCGGCAACCAGGGACCCCATGAATTCGATTTGATTCGTTGGGTACTCGGTGATCCCGATCATCCAAGTGAAGTTACCAGCTTCGGCGGACGTTGGGGTTGGCAGGATGCTGGCCAAACGCCAAACATGCAAATCGCTTCTCTTAAGTTTGATGATGTTCCAGTGCTCTTCGAAGTGCGCGATCTTTACATCAACCCGGAGACTCCGGCGGCCACTAGTTACAAAGGTCACCGAATCGGGATCATTGTCACTTGTGAAGGTGGAGAATTCCGCGGAGGACGAGGTGGAGGATCCATCTACGACGCGGATAACAAAAAGGTCAAAACATGGAAAGGTGATGCTGGGTTCGACCACTATCCAAATTTCATTCGGGCCGTAAATTCTCGGAAACAGGATTCACTACGTTGCCCCATTGAAACAGGTTACAGATCGAGTGTTCTACCTCACATGTGCAACATTTCTTACCGTGCAGGCGAGGAAGTAGCAGCAAAACGCGTCGAAACCTTCGCAAGTAAGGACGACACATTGCAGGAAACCTACGAGCGGTTTAACAAACACCTCGGTGACTGGAAAGTGAATTTCAATTCCGAAAAATGGACCATGGGTCGCAAACTTCGTTTCGATGCCAACAAAGAAATGTTCAAAGGAAACAACGACTTGGCCAAAGCGGCCAACTCAATGATCAAAGACAATTACCGGAGCAAATTTTCTGTTCCTGCGGTTGTTTAA
- a CDS encoding SpoIIE family protein phosphatase: MDTHNLLLSELKAIGLATLNVDLEEEVGPVSLTAAQLKSALKAAYEAGANNDNPKSMMQDQQFDSSQLFWRLMESLPDHVYFKDLQSRFVCINRALAEFFGLDSPEDAVGMSDFDMFQERFAQVKFDGEQEIIHSGEGWNFREERDLQSDGSEKWVITTKLPLKDVSGTIIGTFGLSRDITESKYVELELDRQRLLLQTIVQILPCRVFVRDRDQRFLMVNEEYRKGLGIQENEALIGKTVTELRPGPKAEALEASDRKIVETGSPIYNQIDYDQSLMADKRWILSSKVPLLSADGEVEGIVGMTLDISEQKEAEEKARQANARLQEQNKQFESELLVARQLQEALMSTGFDDEGMFLASGDKWSMEASYIYSPSHHLAGDFFYIIPIADDKIGILVCDVLGHGVRASLVTMLIRGLLLEIPTSLSNPARVLSHLNKKIIPLAESKDFPRFVTAVYTVFNLKKGVISIANAGHPEPLWYVRDENGNHFEGCPVREMGPALGMFADEKYMSTRHKLDQMTELLFYTDGLTEQKQCDGEDWGVENLVKTVERVKDLPLNEQLKQVTEEVHSVCESEHFDDDVCLVAVRIEPAQQNRS, encoded by the coding sequence ATGGATACTCACAACTTGCTGCTCAGCGAGCTAAAAGCTATTGGTTTGGCCACACTTAATGTTGATTTAGAGGAAGAAGTGGGTCCGGTAAGCTTGACTGCAGCGCAGCTCAAGAGCGCGTTGAAAGCTGCTTATGAAGCCGGAGCAAATAACGATAATCCAAAATCGATGATGCAGGATCAACAGTTTGATTCCTCTCAATTGTTCTGGCGATTGATGGAGTCGCTTCCGGATCACGTCTATTTTAAGGATCTGCAGAGCCGCTTCGTTTGTATTAATCGAGCTTTGGCCGAGTTCTTCGGGTTAGATAGTCCTGAAGATGCGGTGGGCATGTCCGATTTTGACATGTTTCAAGAACGCTTTGCTCAGGTAAAATTTGATGGTGAGCAGGAAATTATCCATTCTGGGGAAGGTTGGAATTTTCGCGAGGAGCGGGATCTTCAAAGTGACGGAAGTGAAAAGTGGGTTATTACAACCAAGCTTCCGCTTAAGGATGTATCTGGAACCATCATCGGGACTTTCGGGCTTTCCCGGGACATCACTGAAAGTAAATACGTCGAACTTGAACTGGATCGGCAACGCCTGCTACTGCAGACGATTGTGCAGATTCTGCCCTGTCGGGTTTTTGTCCGCGATCGAGATCAACGTTTCCTGATGGTGAATGAAGAATATCGGAAAGGACTGGGCATTCAGGAAAATGAAGCGCTTATAGGAAAGACCGTCACCGAACTGCGACCTGGCCCAAAAGCTGAGGCGCTTGAGGCTTCTGACAGAAAGATCGTTGAGACCGGGTCGCCGATTTACAATCAGATCGATTATGATCAGAGCCTTATGGCCGATAAACGATGGATACTTAGTTCTAAAGTTCCCTTGTTAAGCGCTGATGGTGAGGTTGAAGGAATTGTTGGAATGACTTTGGATATTTCCGAGCAAAAAGAAGCTGAAGAAAAAGCCCGTCAGGCGAATGCTCGACTTCAAGAGCAAAACAAGCAGTTTGAATCAGAGCTCCTCGTTGCCCGCCAATTGCAAGAAGCACTTATGTCGACCGGGTTTGATGATGAAGGAATGTTTCTGGCTTCAGGTGACAAATGGTCCATGGAGGCCAGTTATATTTATTCACCCAGTCATCACCTGGCGGGAGATTTCTTTTACATAATCCCAATCGCTGACGATAAAATTGGTATACTTGTGTGTGATGTGTTGGGCCATGGGGTGAGGGCTTCTCTTGTTACAATGCTTATTCGAGGATTACTGTTGGAAATCCCAACCTCCTTGTCGAATCCAGCCCGTGTGCTAAGTCACTTAAATAAAAAAATTATTCCCTTGGCCGAAAGCAAAGACTTCCCGCGCTTTGTTACGGCGGTTTACACGGTGTTCAATCTGAAAAAGGGGGTAATTTCCATTGCCAATGCCGGTCATCCGGAGCCTCTATGGTATGTTCGGGATGAGAATGGTAACCATTTTGAAGGGTGCCCTGTTCGCGAAATGGGACCGGCTCTGGGAATGTTTGCTGATGAGAAGTATATGAGTACGCGGCATAAACTGGATCAGATGACTGAGCTTCTTTTTTACACGGACGGACTCACAGAGCAGAAGCAGTGTGATGGTGAGGATTGGGGAGTTGAGAATCTTGTGAAAACGGTTGAGCGGGTTAAGGACCTTCCGCTGAATGAACAATTAAAGCAAGTGACCGAAGAAGTGCACTCGGTTTGCGAATCAGAACATTTCGATGATGATGTGTGTTTGGTGGCTGTGAGGATAGAACCAGCTCAACAAAATAGATCCTGA
- a CDS encoding PQQ-binding-like beta-propeller repeat protein: protein MKYIVLFAILLIQAANAAEVSSPRHRVIGVQRGTLASFDPHGNVEWTYKGIPDGNILTQDSWTNIIELNQSGNIVWSYDTAKMNGNEGKEIEVHAALRLSNGLTMIAECGSGRIIEVDKQGRIKQEIKLKLDKPDFHRDTRRVHKLDNGNYLVAHEGDGKVREYTPKGKVIWTYELSMQGKPPRGGHGPEAWGNKINNAIRLRNGNTLIATGDQHSVIEVNPAGEIVWSIMPGDLPNMVFAMTKQLEELPKGNFIIGNTYGTEDYPQLLEVTRDKKVVWTFKDFDYLGDYTSAICTLGNLSDVNR, encoded by the coding sequence ATGAAATATATCGTTCTCTTTGCTATTCTGCTTATTCAAGCAGCGAATGCGGCGGAAGTCTCCTCACCCCGTCATCGCGTGATTGGAGTTCAACGTGGGACGCTTGCCAGCTTCGACCCACACGGAAACGTTGAATGGACCTACAAAGGAATCCCGGACGGGAACATCCTGACACAAGACTCCTGGACAAACATCATCGAATTGAACCAAAGCGGAAACATCGTGTGGTCCTATGACACAGCCAAAATGAATGGCAATGAGGGGAAGGAGATAGAAGTGCACGCCGCTCTCCGTTTATCCAATGGTTTGACCATGATCGCAGAGTGTGGCTCTGGCCGTATCATAGAAGTCGATAAACAAGGACGCATTAAACAGGAGATAAAACTCAAACTCGATAAACCCGATTTTCATCGCGACACGCGGCGGGTTCACAAACTGGACAACGGAAACTATTTAGTCGCACATGAAGGCGACGGCAAGGTCCGGGAGTATACTCCGAAAGGAAAGGTCATTTGGACCTACGAGTTATCCATGCAGGGGAAACCGCCACGCGGTGGCCACGGCCCCGAGGCGTGGGGAAACAAGATCAATAATGCCATTCGCTTAAGGAACGGAAATACCCTCATCGCTACAGGGGATCAACATTCTGTGATCGAGGTGAACCCGGCAGGAGAAATTGTATGGTCCATTATGCCGGGCGATCTCCCCAACATGGTTTTCGCGATGACTAAGCAATTGGAGGAGCTACCCAAAGGAAACTTCATCATTGGAAATACCTACGGCACGGAAGATTACCCACAACTCCTCGAGGTAACGCGCGACAAAAAAGTAGTTTGGACTTTTAAGGATTTTGATTACCTGGGCGATTACACCTCAGCCATCTGCACCCTGGGCAACCTTTCTGACGTTAATCGTTAG
- a CDS encoding aldehyde dehydrogenase family protein — protein sequence MSVIEQFSKLEAGMPVFLGGDKWVRVDETLAAAFQPGDSLAVSSQTSQLLHIPAAEQKIASQAVTNAINAFEKMEAVSDEQIAQFFANFAEALADESTWSKIQEINAADVANAKARGRSTTRLEANDKLRDGMIAGLRGWMDAASRRGQILETVQHDGFRVELVGAALGVVAFVFEGRPNVLADACGVLRGGNTVVFRIGSDALQTAKAIMDLALNPALEKAGLPLGAASLVESTSHAAGWAMFSDDRLALAVARGSGQAVDTLGSLARRAGVATSLHGTGGAWIVASEQADLEKFGEAVYDSLDRKVCNTLNTCCIQRSRADELVPVFLESMERAGQRRNHNFKLHVVEGDESNVPAALFENQVSIGRTEGLNEEQQAESIARDQLGHEWEWEDSPEVTLVIVDSMDEAVSLFNEYSPQLVGSLVSESAEEHKRFYSSLNAPFIGNDFTRWVDGQYALKKPELGLSNWENGRLFGRGSILSGDSVYTVRTRYVRE from the coding sequence ATGAGCGTAATTGAGCAATTTTCGAAACTGGAAGCCGGGATGCCTGTATTTCTGGGAGGAGACAAATGGGTGCGTGTGGACGAAACCTTGGCCGCTGCTTTTCAGCCCGGTGACTCTTTGGCCGTATCTTCTCAAACGAGTCAGTTATTGCATATACCTGCAGCGGAGCAAAAAATTGCCTCCCAAGCTGTGACAAACGCCATAAATGCGTTTGAAAAAATGGAAGCAGTTTCCGACGAGCAGATCGCCCAATTTTTTGCTAACTTCGCAGAAGCATTGGCGGATGAATCCACCTGGTCAAAAATTCAAGAGATCAATGCAGCGGATGTAGCCAATGCCAAGGCTCGTGGAAGATCTACTACCCGTCTTGAAGCGAACGACAAGTTGCGCGATGGAATGATTGCAGGATTGCGCGGTTGGATGGATGCTGCATCTCGTCGAGGGCAAATTCTTGAAACGGTACAGCATGACGGTTTTCGTGTGGAACTGGTAGGTGCGGCTTTAGGCGTGGTAGCCTTTGTATTCGAAGGTCGACCCAATGTGCTGGCCGATGCTTGCGGAGTATTGCGTGGCGGAAATACGGTCGTTTTTCGAATTGGGAGTGATGCGTTGCAAACCGCCAAGGCGATTATGGACCTGGCTTTGAATCCTGCGCTCGAAAAAGCGGGACTTCCTCTGGGAGCAGCGTCTTTGGTTGAGAGTACCTCCCATGCTGCTGGTTGGGCAATGTTTTCGGATGATCGACTGGCTCTCGCTGTTGCTCGAGGTTCTGGGCAGGCTGTTGATACCTTGGGTAGCTTGGCGCGACGTGCGGGAGTAGCGACCAGTTTACATGGAACGGGTGGAGCTTGGATTGTCGCTTCAGAGCAGGCCGATCTGGAAAAATTTGGAGAAGCAGTCTACGACTCTCTGGACCGGAAAGTGTGTAACACCTTAAACACTTGTTGTATTCAGCGCAGCCGCGCAGATGAGTTGGTGCCCGTCTTTCTTGAAAGTATGGAAAGAGCAGGCCAGCGAAGAAATCATAATTTTAAACTCCATGTGGTGGAAGGGGATGAATCTAATGTGCCTGCCGCCTTATTTGAGAATCAAGTTTCTATTGGCCGGACCGAAGGCTTGAATGAAGAACAGCAAGCGGAGTCCATTGCTCGCGATCAGTTAGGACATGAATGGGAGTGGGAAGATTCGCCTGAGGTTACGTTGGTCATTGTTGATTCCATGGATGAAGCGGTATCTTTATTCAATGAATACAGCCCACAGCTAGTCGGATCACTCGTCAGCGAAAGCGCCGAAGAGCACAAACGTTTTTACTCCAGTTTAAATGCCCCCTTCATCGGAAATGATTTTACGCGATGGGTGGATGGGCAATACGCACTTAAGAAACCCGAGCTCGGATTATCCAACTGGGAGAATGGACGTCTCTTTGGCCGGGGATCTATTTTGAGTGGAGATAGTGTCTATACCGTTCGGACACGGTATGTACGCGAGTAG